CGCGCGGATTGGGCGATCATCAGTGATGAAGGAAAACGAAGCTTCTACGAGGGCAGGTGTCCAAGTGCACGGACCCCGACCGTAATAGTCGGCAACTTCCATGCCGTCGTTGAATACAACACTGCTGAATTCAGTAGCACTGAGGCGCTGTGCCTGAAGCTCAACCTTGTGCTGATTCGGCTCGTACTGAACCCCCTCCCAATTGTTGACCGGAGGGAGACAGAGTGGGTCTATCTCGTACGTGACGAAGACCGAAGGAATGGGGACATCCACGGGTGCATCGTGGACCCGAACCACAATCGGCAGCGCATCCTTGGGCGCAGGATTCTCGCGATAGACCGGGAACGAGCGTTCCTTGTTGCAGCCCGGAACGGCCAGTGTGATCAAGGCGATCAACGCAACATGAGCAAGGCTGGGGACGGGTTTCAGCATGAGCGGTCCATGTCGCTGATCAAGGTTTTGCGGGGTGCGGCGACACCATGAAGGGCATCTCGGGGCAGATGCGACGGATTGCGCATTTCATGCTGGGGGCACGCCGGCACTTCATCCTTATGTGCCGGTGCCTCGGGGCGTTGCGACGTATCGTTCATCGGCGTTCCATTGCTCTGCGACGTCTGACTATACGACCCGGTGCAGCTGTGCTCCAAGGCCGAAGTACAGCGCCGGTGGCGTCCACTGGGACGCCGCCCGGCATTCAGCCGCTTGCTAGCAGGCGACGTGCAGCGACTGCCGCAACCATGCATCCAGCTGCACGCTGGTGAAGGCGGGATTCTCCAGGGTCGAGATATGCCCCGCGCCGGGTATCGATTGCAGGCGGCAACCGATCACCCTGGCCATCTGCTGCGCTTCGGTCAGCGGGCGTGGCAGGTCCTGTTCGCCGCTCAGGATCAGCGTTGTTTCCCGGTCCAGATCCTTCAATGCGCCCAGCCGGTCCGGGCGACCGAAGATCAGGCGACCCAGCGGAACCACCGCGTTCAGCAGGCGCTCGCGAGGCCAGGACAGCAGCCGTTGCAGGAACAGCAACCGGATCGGATCGTCGGTGGCGATGCCCGGGCGGAAGAACAGCGGCACGATCTGGTCGGCCATGGCTTCGGGGATGCAGCCCAGCTGTTCGATCATGTCGAGCATGCCGAAGTAGCGTTGCCGGGAGGCCTCCGGTTCCGCACCGAGGTAGGTGTCCATCAGGATCAGCGAGCGGACCTGCTCGGGGCGCTGCAGCGTCAGTTCCGCCGCCCACATGCCGCCGACCGACAAGCCAGCCACCGCGTACTGCCGGATGCCCAACGCATCCAGCAAACGGCCGACTTCGCGTGCGAGGCACGCCGGTGAGGTGAAGGCGGCTGACAGCGGCAGATCGTTGTCGTGGCCGGGCAGCTCCGGAAGGATCAGGCGGTAGCGCCGCGACAACAGCTCGACCTGCGGCGCCCACATGTCGCGGCCCCAGAGATAGCTGCCGCCAAGGACGATGGGAAAGCCGGTGCCGATATCGTGATGGGTGAGTAGGGGCAAGGGGAGGCTCCATGGAAGGGAGCCTCACGCTGCGTGGGGTAGGGGAAGCACGTCCAATGTGGAGGATCGACGAGGGGCCATCCCTGGGTGCAAATGAGGTGATTGCGACGCCGATGTGCGCAAGTCGCACTGTTGAAGCGCCGCTGTCCGACGTTGCTGGAAGCACAAACGGGTTGAATGCGACGTCTGGCCGGTCTGTCTTGCCGATGCGGAGCCGAGCATGGGCTATGCCGGGCGTCCTTGCCCGGCCCCCTGCGGGCCGTCGCAAGCGACGTTGGCAACGGCTCCTGCCGTTGCCTTCGGCTCTACAGTCGTCCCATCAGCCGCGCGCCAGCGCCAGCAACCGCTCGGCAATCCGTTC
The sequence above is a segment of the Stenotrophomonas maltophilia genome. Coding sequences within it:
- a CDS encoding alpha/beta fold hydrolase — encoded protein: MPLLTHHDIGTGFPIVLGGSYLWGRDMWAPQVELLSRRYRLILPELPGHDNDLPLSAAFTSPACLAREVGRLLDALGIRQYAVAGLSVGGMWAAELTLQRPEQVRSLILMDTYLGAEPEASRQRYFGMLDMIEQLGCIPEAMADQIVPLFFRPGIATDDPIRLLFLQRLLSWPRERLLNAVVPLGRLIFGRPDRLGALKDLDRETTLILSGEQDLPRPLTEAQQMARVIGCRLQSIPGAGHISTLENPAFTSVQLDAWLRQSLHVAC